The Gemmatimonas sp. DNA window TCGGCCCGCCGGTTTGCGCACGAGCTCAAGAACCCGCTCACGCCGATCCGCTTTGCAGTCGACCGACTGCGGCGTTCCGCCCCCGAGGAGTTGCGCGACACCGTGGAAGTGCTGGCCGAGGAGGCCGCGCGTCTGGAAACGATGGCCAAGAGCTTTGCCCAGTTCGGCCGTCTTCCCGATGGGCCGGCGGCCGACATCGATGTGTCGGAGCTCGTCACCCGCGTCGCGCGCAGTACGGTCCCCGAGCGGCTCGCCGTGGCGATCGCCGCCGACGACGCGTTGCCGTTGGTGCACGGCTTCCACGAACCGCTCGTTCGCGCCGTGACGAACGTGCTGATGAACGCCGTCGATGCCTGCGGTGCGTCGGGACAGATCGACATCGCGTTGCGCTACGCGGCTCCCCATGTCACGATCACGATCCGCGACAGCGGCTGCGGCATCGCCCCCGACGCGCTGGCGCGCATCTTCGACCCGTACGTGACGACCAAGCCTGGCGGCACAGGACTCGGGCTCGCCATCGCGCGACAGACGATGGAAGCCCATCAGGGATTCATCGACGCCACAAGCGCGCTTGGCCAGGGCACCGAGATCATACTGCGCCTCCCCATTCGCGAGACCACGGCATGACCCAGAATCAACCCACAGCGGTGAACGTTCAACCGCTCGGCGATCGCCTGCTCATCACGATGCCGTCGTCCGACGGCACGCGACGCAGCATCGAGGTGTCGGCCGACGGGAAGGCCTTGTTAAGCGTCGACGGCATGACCACGACCGCCATCCAGCCGCCGCCCGCGCGGGCGCAGCGCAGCCTCCCCAACGGCGTCGTGGACATCGTGCAGGCGATGGGAGCGATGATCATGATGGTGGTCGTCTTCGGTCCGCTGGCGCGTGCCGTTGCGCGCAGAATCGAGAAGCGCGCCATGATCACGCCGGCCGCCCTTTCTCCGGAAGTCGCGCAGCGGCTCGCAGCCATCGAGCGGGCAGTCGATTCGGTGGCGGTGGAAGTTGAACGCATCAGTGAAGGGCAGCGCTTCACGACGAAGCTGCTGTCGGACCGAACCAAGCTTGAAGCGGAGCGGGTTTTATGAAGAGCGTGCGCCATCAGCCGGCCTCACAGGGCCTGCAGGCAGAAATCGCCCAGACGATTCGCGATGCACAACAGGCCACGCGCGATGCACAACAGGCCACGCGCGATGCACAGCAGGCTGATGCCGACGCCGCGCGTGCTCCGGCCGAGCCGCTCCCTCCCGGCACGATCGTCTTCACCGGCGACGGCAGCGGCGACAACGTGCGCATCAACGTGAAGGACGGCAACGTCGTGCTCTCACAGGGCGAGAACACCACGACCATTCCGCTCCGGGATGTCGTACCGCCGGGGTTAGTGCAAATGTCCTGGGCGCTGGCGGCCTCGGTGATCGCCGTGTTCATCGGCTGGCCGATTGCCCGCGCCATCGCGCGCGCCATCGACCGTCGCGGTCGCGCTGCGCGTGCCGACAACGCGCTCGAGGCGCAGCTGGCGCAACGGTTCGACGCGATGGAGCGCAACATCGATACCGTGGCCGTGGAGATGGAGCGTCTCAGCGAAGCGCAGCGCTTCACCTCGAAGCTGCTGGAACAGCGTTCGGCCGCGGTCCCGCTCGACGCCAACCGGTAGTCGGCAGCCGCCATGCCCAGTGTCCTGATCGTCGACGACGAACCGAACATCCGACGGATGGTCGGCGCCCTGCTGAGCGCCGAGGGATACGACGTGCGCGATGCCGCCGACGGGGCCACCGGGCTCGCCCTCGCGGAAGCGAACGAGCCGGACGTCGCGCTGGTCGATCTCATGATGCCGGGCGACCTCGATGGACTGGCGCTCCTGCAGAAACTGCGGGAACGTCGCCCCGACATGCCCGTCGTCATGATGAGCGGTCGCGCCGCACTCACCGATGCGGTGCGGGCTACCAAGCTTGGCGCCTTCACCTTTCTCGAGAAGCCACTCACCCCCGAGGGGGTGCTGCTGGCCCTCGCGTCGGCCTTCGAGCTGCGTCAGGCGCGTCGCGCCGCTGCGGCCCTACGGGAAGATCTCGGCATCTCGGGCGAGATGGTCGGGGAGTCACCGGTGATGCATGACGTGCGCGCACTCATCGCGCGCGTGGGTCCGACCGACGCGCGTGTGCTTATTACGGGCGAATCGGGCACAGGCAAGGAACTCGTGGCCGCAGCGCTGCACCTGGCCAGTCCGCGACGCGATCGCCCGTTCATACGCGTGAACTGCGCAGCCATTCCACGCGATCTTGTGGAAAGCGAGATGTTCGGCCACGAGCGGGGCGCGTTCACTGGCGCCACCGATCGACGCCTCGGCCGCTTCGAGCTCGCCCACACCGGCACGCTGTTCCTTGATGAAGTCGGCGACCTCGGTGCCGAAGCACAAGCGAAGCTGTTGCGCGCCATCGAAGCGCGCGAAATCGAACGCGTGGGCGGGGGCAAGCCGATCAAGATCGATGTGCGCATTCTGGCCGCGACCAACAAGGACTTGGCGCGCGCCGTGGCCGACGGCAGCTTCCGCGAGGATCTGTTCTTTCGACTGAACGTGATCCCGATTCAGCTGCCGCCGCTGCGCGACCGGCCGGGTGATCTGCCGGCACTCGTGCGACATTTTTCGGCGCGACATCGCACGCGCACTGGACGTCCACTCGTGCAATGGCACGACGACGCCCTCGGTGCGCTGAGTAGTTATCGGTGGCCCGGCAATGTGCGCGAGCTTGCCAACATCGTCGAGCGGCTGGCGATCTTGCACGCCGGCAGCGTGGTGGGGCGTGGGGAAGTGTTGCAGGTGCTGCCCACCGTGGCCGCAGACCCCTTCAGTGTGCCCGCGAGCCAGAATGCAGAGCGGGCGGGCGAGACGCTGCCGATCCTACCACTGAGCGATGCCCTCGATGCCTATGAACGCCGACTCATTTCGGCGGCGCTGGCGCAGAGTGATGGGAACGTGGCCGAGGCCGCGCGACGCTTGCAAACCGATCGGCCCAATCTGTATCGACGCATGCGCCGACTGGGCCTGGCATCGGCCGGCGAGTGATGACGCGCGCCGTTCAAACCTTTGGTGTGATTCGAGTGTCTGCGCTCGTATCGCGTATCGAGAAGACACACCCGTTGTCCGGAATCGATGACGTTCGTGCGAGGCGGGTCCCTGTGCGGCGCGTGTGGTACATGACGTGCCCTTGGTGGCCGTGAACCTGAAGCAGGAGAAACTGATGAAGACAGCCATGACCCCACGTGGTCAGGCCAGAATGGTCCTCGCGATGCTCGGTGTGATGTGGACGGCGTTGCCGTGCGCAACGGCGTCGGCCCAGCGGGATCGCGACGGGGACCCAGAACGCGCACGGCGGCTGGGCGGCGTTCCGCGCGAGGTGGCGCTCGAGGTCACGGCGGTATGGAACGACCCGGCGACCCGGCGCGTGCGCGGTGACTTCGCGTTGGCGCCAACGGATACCGTGCGCGGCGATCTCGCCGTCCTTGGCGGCCGCGCACGGTTGGCCGGCGTAGTGACCGGCCAAGTCGTCGTGCTCAACGGCGACGCCGCGCTGGTGGATGGCGCGCGGATCGAGCGCTCGCTCACGATAATCGGCGGCGCGTTCGACTCACCCGAGCGCCCGAATGTGGGCGGCGAAATTCGCGTGTGGAGCGCGGCGTATCGCTACCACGAGGTGGGTGACACGCTGGTGGCCGATCTCGATTTCTTCTCCCGCTGGTCCAGCTGGATGCGGGACGACGAACGCAGCAGCGGCCGGACACGGAGCGACCTGCTGGTCACGACGGCGCACACGTACAACCGCGTGGAAGGGCTGCCGATTTACGTGGGTCCGCGCGTTCGCGCCCGCAGCGGCGACACGCGCGTACGTGCTGAGGTGTTCGGCATCTTCCGTACGGGCGATGCGCTGACGTGGAAGCGCGAGAACCTTGGCCACCGCGTGCTGTTCGAAGTGCGCCAGGGCAATAGTGCCGGCGTGGCGATTGGCGGCCGCTTGTTCGACGAAGTGGACGCCGTCGAGAAGTGGCAGCTCACCGACACCGAAGTCGGACTCAATGCCTTTCTGTTCACGCGCGACTACCGCGATTACTGGCAGCGTCATGGCGGTCAGGGTTACGTGAGCCTGTTTGCCGGGCGAGGGTCGGAGGTGAAGGCGTCGTACGGCGAAGAGCGCTGGAGGTCACGGCGGGCGCGCAACGTACTGTCGATCGTGAACGACAAGGTGCCGTGGCGAGTGAATCCGCTAGCCGAGGACGGCGTGATGAAGCTGCTGACCGTGTCGGCCACGTTCGATACGCGGAACAGTCCGAAGGATCCGCGCGCCGGCTGGTATCTGCGCGGCGAATATGAGCGCGGGGATGGCGATCTGGCGCGGTACATCTCCCTCGACCCGGTGCCGGCGCTGGGCAATGACGTCGTGTATTCCCGTGCCCTGCTCGACCTGCGCCGCTACAACCGCCTCGGCCCCAACGGCTCACTGAACATGCGCGCCGTGCTGGGCGGGTGGGTCAGCGGCGACCCGCTGCCGGCGCAGCGCCGGTTCTCGGTGAGCGGCATCGATGCACTGCCGGGCTTCGACTTCCGTCGTCAGCTCAGCGACACCGACGTCGGCACCTGCGCCACGGGAGACGAACAGGCGTACGCGGCACTCGGCCGACCGGCGCTGTGCGATCGCATGGCGTTGCTGCAGATCGAGTGGAAGGGGGACTTCCGGGTGAATCTGTTTGGCGACGACGACGATCTTGGTGATCGGCGCTGGGTGTTCGGTCGCGTGAAGGCCGACGGCGCTTGGGTGGTGTTCGCGAACTCGGGGCGCGGGTGGCTGGTCGGTCCGCGCGACAGCGACAACCTGGTTTACCCAAAGGGCGGCGTGCCCGACATCAAGTCGTGGCGCACCGATCTGGGCGGCGGCTTTGATTTCGGGAACTTCGGCGTGTATGTGGCGCAGGCGGTCTCGGAGAGCGGCCTGTCTCCGAATGTCTACATGCGGCTCAGTCGCCGCTTCTGATTCTCGAATTGCCACACGCGTCGCGGTCGGTGCATTCGATGGTTCGCACGCTGGTCGCCGTTCTGCTACTCCTGACGGGAGTTGGTGGAACGGCGTCGGCGCAGTCGCGCCCGGAGATCGACATTCGGGTAGCACCGACGTCGTTCCCGCCGCAGGTGGCGATCCGTGGTGTGCTCACCGAGAAACCGTTCGACGAACTGCTGCGCAGCGGATTCCCGGCGCGCCTGCATGTGCGGGCCGAAGTGTGGACCATCGGCCGCTGGTTTGACGACGTGCTCGGCCGCGCCGAATGGGACATCGTGGTGCGCTACGATGCCATCGACCGCACGTACGAAGTGGGGCGCTTCGTGGCGGGACGCCTGATGCCACTGGGCAGCTACGTGCGCTTTTCCGACGCGCGCGCCGCCAGCGAACTACCGTACCTCCCCGCGCTCACCGCACCACCACGCGGACGCAAGAGTTACGTGGCGGTGCAAGCCGAGTTGCAGACGCTCGACGTGAGCGACCTCGACGAACTCGAGCGGTGGCTGCGCGGCGAAGCCTCGCCGGCGGTGCGCGGAAAGCGAAGTCCCGGCACCGCGCTCACCCGCGGCGTACGGTCGTTGGCGAGCCGCCTGCTGGGCGGTGAAGTGCGACGGCTCGAGGCGAAGAGTCCCGCCGTGACGTACTGACTTAGGCCGTGACGACGGCGCCCTCGATCTTCTCGAGTTCGCGCAGCGTCTCCTCGCCGTAGAACACTTTGATGTACTGCGCCTGAATGGGCGTCAGTCGCCGCACCGCCCAGCTGAGATGCACGAAGTGCGGCTCGGACGGGGCGTGGAGCGGCGTCATGCCGATTTCGGAGGGCATACGATTCGCCTTTTTCGTGTTGCAGCCACTGCAGGCCGTCACCACGTTCGTCCACTCGTTCGAGCCACCGCGCGAGATCGGGATCAGGTGATCGCGCGTGAGCGACTCCCGCGGCTTGAGCTCAGTAGAGCGACGCCCGCAATACTGACACTGATAGTCGTCACGGGCGAACAGGAACGTGTTCGTGACCTGGCGACGGAATCGTCGCGGCACGTGCACGAATCGGGTCAGGCGGATGACCGCCGGGCGCGGAAATGCTTGTCGTTCCGAACGCACGGGCATGCCCGTGTCGGCCTCGACGATTTCCGCCTTGCCGTCGATCACCAGCCGTAGCGCTCGCCGAAGCGGCACCATGGTCAGGGGTTCATACGACGCATTCAGTGCGAGACATCCGGCGATCACGCCCTACCCTCCACTCTACAGTGTTAAGGTCGATGGGTCCGCTAGGAGAAGAGTATCATACGGTAGAAGCCTGTCGCCACTGTTGCAGGCGATCGCGCCACGCCCCGATACGTAACGGCAACGTCTCATCGCGCTGGGCGATGGTGCCGTTCGCGACCAGTTCGCGTCCCTCGACGGTCACCAGCACTGCTTCCACCTTGCCGGCCAACGCGTGTACGAGGGCCACGGCGGGATCGAAGAGCGGCTGGGCGTCGTCGTGATCCAGCGGGAAGGCCGCCAGGTCGGCGTCCTTGCCCACTTCCAG harbors:
- a CDS encoding HAMP domain-containing sensor histidine kinase, giving the protein MLILFALVPTVAVALVGVGTASRALSMLSARSAWERIALSGEQALSATRSAPLTVEQRAAVERHEAELRQSVELARRFDFVAGRSMRLVVTGAVLVVLLVAVGASRVAGHLSRQLSRPLDELVGWTGLIRTGRPIPGQPERRGAPEFEVLRTGMRTMAQELETGRRRALEAERAEAFRESARRFAHELKNPLTPIRFAVDRLRRSAPEELRDTVEVLAEEAARLETMAKSFAQFGRLPDGPAADIDVSELVTRVARSTVPERLAVAIAADDALPLVHGFHEPLVRAVTNVLMNAVDACGASGQIDIALRYAAPHVTITIRDSGCGIAPDALARIFDPYVTTKPGGTGLGLAIARQTMEAHQGFIDATSALGQGTEIILRLPIRETTA
- a CDS encoding sigma-54 dependent transcriptional regulator, with the protein product MPSVLIVDDEPNIRRMVGALLSAEGYDVRDAADGATGLALAEANEPDVALVDLMMPGDLDGLALLQKLRERRPDMPVVMMSGRAALTDAVRATKLGAFTFLEKPLTPEGVLLALASAFELRQARRAAAALREDLGISGEMVGESPVMHDVRALIARVGPTDARVLITGESGTGKELVAAALHLASPRRDRPFIRVNCAAIPRDLVESEMFGHERGAFTGATDRRLGRFELAHTGTLFLDEVGDLGAEAQAKLLRAIEAREIERVGGGKPIKIDVRILAATNKDLARAVADGSFREDLFFRLNVIPIQLPPLRDRPGDLPALVRHFSARHRTRTGRPLVQWHDDALGALSSYRWPGNVRELANIVERLAILHAGSVVGRGEVLQVLPTVAADPFSVPASQNAERAGETLPILPLSDALDAYERRLISAALAQSDGNVAEAARRLQTDRPNLYRRMRRLGLASAGE
- a CDS encoding BamA/TamA family outer membrane protein — translated: MKTAMTPRGQARMVLAMLGVMWTALPCATASAQRDRDGDPERARRLGGVPREVALEVTAVWNDPATRRVRGDFALAPTDTVRGDLAVLGGRARLAGVVTGQVVVLNGDAALVDGARIERSLTIIGGAFDSPERPNVGGEIRVWSAAYRYHEVGDTLVADLDFFSRWSSWMRDDERSSGRTRSDLLVTTAHTYNRVEGLPIYVGPRVRARSGDTRVRAEVFGIFRTGDALTWKRENLGHRVLFEVRQGNSAGVAIGGRLFDEVDAVEKWQLTDTEVGLNAFLFTRDYRDYWQRHGGQGYVSLFAGRGSEVKASYGEERWRSRRARNVLSIVNDKVPWRVNPLAEDGVMKLLTVSATFDTRNSPKDPRAGWYLRGEYERGDGDLARYISLDPVPALGNDVVYSRALLDLRRYNRLGPNGSLNMRAVLGGWVSGDPLPAQRRFSVSGIDALPGFDFRRQLSDTDVGTCATGDEQAYAALGRPALCDRMALLQIEWKGDFRVNLFGDDDDLGDRRWVFGRVKADGAWVVFANSGRGWLVGPRDSDNLVYPKGGVPDIKSWRTDLGGGFDFGNFGVYVAQAVSESGLSPNVYMRLSRRF
- a CDS encoding HNH endonuclease — its product is MIAGCLALNASYEPLTMVPLRRALRLVIDGKAEIVEADTGMPVRSERQAFPRPAVIRLTRFVHVPRRFRRQVTNTFLFARDDYQCQYCGRRSTELKPRESLTRDHLIPISRGGSNEWTNVVTACSGCNTKKANRMPSEIGMTPLHAPSEPHFVHLSWAVRRLTPIQAQYIKVFYGEETLRELEKIEGAVVTA